In the genome of Nitrospiraceae bacterium, the window GCGCTTGTTGTCTTTTTTAATAATTCATCATCGTTAATCGGTTTTTTAATGCTTCCTACTATACCGTAAAGAGATGTATAGCGCGGATCATTTGCCCCTTCGAATGCAGAAAGAACTATTATAGGCACACTGTTGAGATTTTCAGTGCTGTGTATTTTTGTGCAGAGCTCAAGTCCGCTTGAACCTTCAATAATCGGGTTTACGAAAATCAACCGCGGATTGACTCTTTCAGCTACTTCTATACCTACGTCAGCATTAGGAGCAGTAAATACGAGATATTCCTCAGACTCCAATATGGATGCAATCTGTCTTATAGCCTCTTTGTCATTGTCTATTACTAGTATGGTTTCCCTGGCCACTTATCTCTCTCCAATGCGACTATCGATTTTTATAAAGGTTCCCAGTATTTTGCAGGCATATCTTCTGCAAGTTTCAATGCTCCATTTGAACCGGCAAATAATGGGTCTTGAACAGTTGTAACTCTGCATTCCCTGTAATCTTTGAGTGCGTCCTGAAGATATTCACGAATCCCCTTAATAAGACTTCCTCCGCCCGCAAGGACAATGTTGTTTTTAATCTTTGCCTGAAATTCAGGGTCAAATTTTGCTATCAATTCGATTGTTGTATCTATTATAGCAGGCATGATGCTTTCGCATGAGCGTTTTATTTCATTAGTTATGTCGTGGATTACAGGTTTGCCGTCAACAGGGATATCCACTTTTATTTCGTTAGGAATTTTTTTAACAAAACTGTATTTTTCCTTGAACTGGCGTACCATATTTTTGTTAAATTTTGAATTGGGATATTTTTCATTCAGGTAATTGAACAGTTGTTCATCGATATAATCGCCTGCAAAGAGTATTGTCTTTTGATCTTCTTCAGAAGGAACAGTGCCATGCATAATGCAGAAATCAGTTGTACCGGCGCCAATGTCTATCACAAGAGCGTTATTAAGGAGACTTAATCCATATGCCACTGCAAAAGGTTCTGATACAACCATAAGGGATTGGGCAAACCCTGCAACCGCTTTCCTGATTGATAATTTATTAACCTTCAATGTGTCTGCCGGCACTCCTACAACTGCATGTATCTTCTGTCCAGAAGCTGGTTTTGCAAGTTCTATAAGATGCTTAATAATTTCCTTTACTGCCTCTTCATTTTTCTCTATGCCTTCTTTGATCACGCCATGCTCAAGAGGCCTGCACAGATCAAGAGACAGTCTGTTCTGGAGAGCATCTGAACCGAAAAGAACTGATTTGCCTATAACCTGAGCAGCAATAAAGTCTTTAGGCCAGCCAACATAGCTCTCTATCCATTCTCTTGAACCGTTACTTGATGAGATTGAACTCCTGGATGTTCCAAGATCGATTCCTGCATATAGTGTGTTTTCATCTTTTTGCTTCATAATTCAGTTCTCCTTTTTTTAGATATTCGAGAATACCTGCTTCCAGATAACGAGCAATATTATCTCTGTGCATTTCATTATTAAGTTGGATTTCTTCTTCTTTATTGCTAAGGCATGAAACCTCTGCTAAAACAGAAGGCACATCAACTCCGACCAGAACAACAAATGGCGCTCTCTTTACTCCGAAATTATGAATAGTGCTGTTATTTTTTTTACTGTTGAAGTATAAACTTTTTTGAATTGATGTCGCCAGTTTTCTGGATTCCTCTAGTTTTAATGTATAACCTATTTTTTCAATGAGCTGTTTGAATTCACTGATTGCAAACTGCGAACCTGCATTTTCCTGCTCTGCAAGTTTTAATGTTTTTATATCGCTGGAAGGACCGAAATAATATGTCTCTATGATATTTATGGGTTTGAACGGTAGATAATTAAGATGTACGGATATGAATAAATCAGCTCTTTCCGTGCGGGCCATTTCTACTCTTTTGCTTAGGGGCATAGTTGTATCATTTTCTCTTGTCATGATCACAATTAAATTTTTATGTTTTTTAAGTCTGTCTTTTAGTCTTTTGGCTATATCAAGTGTAATCTCTTTTTCTTTTGCACCAAGTCTGCCAATGGTACCTGGGTCATTGCCGCCATGACCTGGATCAATCATTATTTTTTTCACGCCCAGGCCGAAAATGCGGCTGATTGGTGTTTGTTTTGTGTCTATGAAGTTTGTGTATTCTGACAGATTTGCCTCTAATGGTTTTTCTGCATTCCGAGCAACTGGATTCTGTGTAATTAAATTTGCTGTTGTAATAAGCTCTTTCTCAGAAAAAAATGGAATATCAAGATAATTCCCCTGACCTAGAATTATTCCGAAAAGTACGATAGAAAATAAAAAAGTTTTTTTCAGTCTGAAAAATATTCTTGACGGGACAGTATAATTGTTCTTGCTGATTATCCTTAGGTTGTCTTGATAGACACCTCGCAGGATACTCTGCTTAGCACGTATCTGCCATATTTTTAAGAAAATTGACAGCATAACTTATAGAATAACTTTAACAATTTGTTCTAATTAATTCAAATAGATTTCAGGGCTGATTTCTATTCCTTTGCGTTTTTCAGAAATAACATTGATATTATTTTAGGCTGGACTCTCTGCTTCTTTTTTCTGAGGATTGATTACCCATATATTCCCAAAGTCTTTTTCCTGATACACTCTGGCAAGACCTAATCGTATAATTTCCAGTAATGCCATGAATGTGACTATAAGCTGAGGTCTTGTCCTGTCTTCCTGAAAAAGTTCCTCGAACCTTATAGTCTCTTTGTTTTCCAGTATATCGATAATCAACGATATCTTATCTTTTACAGTGAGAGTTTCCCTTGTTATCTCCTTAAGTTCAGTCGGAGCTTTGTCTATTATTTTTTTAAAAGCTCCTAAGAGATCAAAAAGATTTATATCAAAAAGGCAGAGTTCTGGTTCTATTCCTTCTGGTTCTTCTTCTATTGCAGCAGGTTCTCTTTGAAATACCTTTGCCCAATCATCTTCCTTTTCCTTAAGCCCCAGAGCAGCTTCTTTGTAGGTTTGATATTCAAGCAGCCTCTGCACAAGTTCAAGTCTTGGATCTTCCTGTTCCTCAGGAGGAGTTTCTTCATCAGGAGGCAGCATCATCCTTGATTTAATATGAATAAGCGTTGCCGCTATGACAAGGAATTCTCCGGCAATTTCAAGGTTGAGCTCTTTCATTATCTCTATGTATTTAAGATACTGACCGGTTATGAGCGAGATTGGTATGTCATAAATGTCGAGCTTGTTCTCTTTGATAAGATGAAGCAGGAGATCAAGAGGACCTTCGAAAACAGGTATTTTTATTTTATATTCTTCTTCCACAGGTCAGGTTCTTAAGTTTGATTTGCAGATATTCTAACAGATAAGCATGACTATTTGCTTTTTTTGCTGAGGTATTCGTTGATAGCTTTTGCAGCTTTTCTTCCTGCGCCCATTGCGGATATGACTGTAGCAGAGCCGGTGACAATATCACCGCCAGCATAAATTCCCTCTCTGCTTGTTTTTCCTGTTGTCTCATCAACTATGATATATCCCCATTTTGTAAGCTTAAGGTCTTTTGTGCTTCTTGGAACAAGAGGATTAACACTTGTTCCTACAGCCATTATCACAATATCAATTGGTATCTGGAATTCAGATCCTTTTTTCTGAACAGGTTTTCTCCTGCCCGACTCATCAGGTTCGCTCAAATCCATTTTGATGCATTCTATTGCCTTGACCCAGCCATTTTCTCCGATTATTCTCACTGGATTAGTAAGCATCTCGAATCTTATGCCTTCTTCTTTTGCATGGTGTACTTCTTCTAGTCTCGCAGGCATTTCTTCTTCGGAACGCCGATAAATTATGATCGCCTCTTTTGCCCCAAGTCTTTTTGCAGTTCTTACAGAATCCATGGCAACATTTCCGCCTCCGACAACAGCAACTCTCTCGCCGATTTTTATCGGAGTGTCATACTCAGGGAAATTATACGCCCTCATAAGATTTGCGCGCGTGAGAAATTCATTTGCCGAATAGACTCCATTTAGGTTTTCACCATCAATGCCCATAAATCTTGGAAGTCCAGCGCCTGTCCCGATGAAACATGCATCAAATTCATGCATCAGCTCATCGACAGTCATTAATTTTCCTACTACAGCATTTGTTGTAATCTCAACACCCATTTTTTTCAGAGTGTCGATTTCTTTAGCAACAATGTTTTTAGGAAGTCTGAACTCAGGGATACCGTATATAAGCACTCCCCCGGGCTCATGCAATGCCTCGAATATCGTAACCTTATGTCCTGATTTTGCCAGATCAAAGGCACATGTAAGCCCGGATGGTCCGCTTCCCACAACCGCTATTTTTTTGCCTGTTGGAGGAGCTGACACAGGGATTTCAGTAAGACCGTTTTTTATTACCCAGTCCGCTGCAAATCTCTCAAGCCTTCCGATTGCGACTGACTCGAACTTTTTTGTCAGAGTACAGTATTTTTCACACTGGCTTTCTTGAGGGCAGACTCTTCCGCACACTGCAGGCAGGACATTAACCTCTCTTATAATGTCGAATGCTTTTTTATAATCTTTTTCTGTAATAGCCTTTATGAATCTGGGAATCGGAACGCTTACAGGGCATCCCTCAATACATTTTGGAACTTTACATTGAAGGCATCGCTCTGCTTCTTTTAATGCGGTTTCTTCCTGATATCCGAGAGCAACCTCTGTGAATTTTTTTGCCCTTTCCATAGGGTTCTGTTCAGGCATTGGATTTTTTTTAGGTATGATTTTTTTTGGTTCAGCCATATTTTGACTTTCTATCCTCTATTCAGAGAGTACTCCTGCATGTCGCTTTTTCCATTCATCAAATGATTCTTTCTCTTTATCAATGTATGTTTTTTGTCTGCTCATAAGAACATCCCAGTCGACTAAATGTCCGTCAAAATCAGGGCCGTCAACACATGCAAATTTTGTCTCGCCTTTAACATACACCCTGCATCCTCCGCACATTCCTGTGCCGTCAATCATTATTGAGTTAAGACTGACAATAGTCTTTGTACTAAATGGTTCTGTTGTTTTGCAGACAGAACGCATCATTACTGCAGGGCCGACTGTTACAACAAGCTCTGCTCCATTTTCCACTAACTCCTGCTCAAGTGCTTTTGTTACAAATCCCTTGATCCCTTTGCTTCCGTCATCAGTAGTTATGATGACTTTATCGCTTACCATATTCATTTCCTCTTCGTAAATAAGCAGGTCATTGCTTCTTGCGCCCATTATTGTTACTACATGATTTCCTGCTGCCTTGAATGCCCGTCCGATCGGGTACAGAGGAGCAACTCCAAAACCTCCACCTACAAGAATGACTTTTCCGATTTTTTCTATGTGTGTCGGCTGGCCAAGCGGACCGCAGAGATCGAGAATATTATCACCGGCTTTCAGCATGGACATCTCGGTTGTTGTTTTTCCTACTGCCATGACAATAAGACTTATTGTTCCTTCATCAGGATTTATATCAGCAAGTGATATCGGTATTCTCTCACCCTTGTCATGAATGCGCAGAATAACAAACTGTCCGGGCTGTGCCTTCTTAGAAATAAGAGGGGCATCTATTTTGAAATAGAATACATCAGGATTGCGGATTATTTTTTTTTCTAAAATCTTAGCCATAATTGTTTATTTTGATATCCAATTGGTTTAAGAATTAAACAGCACCTGCTTAAAAATGGCGCTGTTTAATTCTTATGTATCTATTGTTAGTATATTCCCATATGAGGTTTTGCTGATTTCTCAAGTTCACGTCTTGCAGCCATATCCATAAGCACTTTTTCTGTGCCGAACTGCCCACGCTCATACTTTTTTAATTTAAGCGCTGTTCTTGCATTGTCAATGTATTCAAGAGCCATAGAGAGTACTTTCTCGGGATTCGGCTCAAAGTGGAGCGCACCCTTAAATCTCTCGAACCATACATCAGTCATTATTTTAGTTACTTCTTTGCTTGCCTCGACAGGTGAACTTCCGCCGAATATGACAGGAACGCCTGATGCTGCGAAATAGCATCCAATTGCAATCGCTTTTTCAGACATCCACTCTGGCGCAATTCCGACTGCCGGCATTCCGCCGATCTCGTCTGAGAGTCCGCCTTCTTCAGCCATTGCGCTTGCAATTGTGAGTATCCGTGAATTATCAACGCATGAACCTAAGTGAAGTATCGGAGGGATCCCTATTGCCTCGCATACCTCGCGCAATCCCGGTCCTGCATTTTCCAGAGCCATCTCAGGTGTGAGATACCCTGCTGTACCGCAGGCAGCTGAACCGCAGCCTGTTGATACTATAAGCACATCATTTTTTATCAGTTCTGTAGCAAGGAATCTGTGGAGTCCTGTTGAAGGAACTCTCGGGTTGTCGCATCCGGCAAGACCGACTACGCCGCGTATTCTTCCTGCGGTAATAGCATCGTTCAGCGGCCTGAATGATCCCCTCCATCTGCCTCCCTGCATATACTCTATATATTCATGCGAGAACCCTGCTATAACAGGGAACTTTTCTGATATGTGGCTTCCAGTTTTTTTTCTGTTAGGAAAATTGTCTGCTGCCAGCTTAATTATCTCTCTTGCTATTTCTTTCGCCTTATGTTCATTGAATTCAATATGCATTGCCCCCTGAATCTTTGCCTTTTCAGAAGTTGTGATAACCTTTGTATGAAATTTTTTCGCAAGTTCAGTGATTGCAGGCATTATGCACTGGACATCAACGGTCATTGCATCAACAAGACCTGTCATGATACCAAGCTCTTGGTTTGTGAATCCGCCTGCTGTGGGTATTCCGTGTCTCATCAGAACTTCATTTGCTGTGCAGCACATGCCTCCGATGTTGATGCCTTTTGCGCCCTTGGATTTTGCATAAGATATCATCTCAGGTTCTGATGAGATATCAACGATGGTTTCAGCCAGCAATGGTTCATGTCCGTGCACGATGAGATTTACCTCATCTTCCTTGAAAATCCCGAAACTTGCCTCTGCTTTTACAGGCTGCGGTGTTCCGAAGAGGATGTCTGTGATGTCAGTTGATATCATTGAGCCTGCCCAGCCGTCAGCAAGGGATGTCCTCAATCCCTGAAGCAGGAGATGGTCTGGATCATGGTCAACGCCTATTGCAGTCCGATGCATTGTTTCGCAGACCTCTCTGTCTATCCCTCTTGGCACAACACCCCATTTCTTCCATCTTTCCTGTGTCTTTTTCGGCGCACGTTTTAAATAATTTATCTCTCCTGTCTGTCTGCCGAAATCCTCAAGCAGTTTCAGTGCAATGTCTTTTGCAACGTCATTTACAGGTCTTCCTTCGAATTCTATTTCAAGAATTCCAGCGACCTTATATAATTTTCTAACATCAGTAATCTTGAAATCTTTTGTTTCTCCTGTTGCAACGGCAAGAAGAGCTAACACCATTCCTCTTGCGTGATCAGAGTGTGCAGCTGTTCCTGCTGCAATCATTCTTAAAAGATTTCTAGCTGTAACTGTAGAGAGTGTTGCTCCGCATACGCCTCGAGCTTCCTCCTCTGCGTTTTTGCCTGTTAGTCTGCATGGACCCATATGACAGTGTTTGCAACATGCTCCTATATGACCGATGGGGCAGGGTTTAAGTTTTTCTGCCCGGTCAAAACATGTTTCTATATTATTTGCTTTCCCCCACTCGATTATTTTTTCTGCTGAAGGATTAGCGCTTCTAGTTTTCTTATCCATTTTTCCCTCCATTTTATAAAATCGGTTCCATCTCAAGCGCCGGATGTCCGGTCTTTGCGAGATGTTCGAGAAGTTTCTCTGAATCCTCACAAATGGTTTCATCAGCAATTTTGTCGAGCAGGTCAGGGATGCCTTCCTCTGCTGCTCTTTGATTGAACTGCTCCTTGAGACTTTCCTTTAGATTTTTTGTCATCCATACAATTCTCTTTATGCCGCCGTCACCGTACAGGAACTTTTTGCTTATGATGAAATTTCTTCCAACGCCCATAAACCCTGGGTTTTGTGTGCCGCCTCCTACGCTTCCAGCGAGTGTTGAGAATTTCATTCCTGCCGGAGTCATTCCTGTGTGGCCTCTTTGAACAAGCATAATGCCGTTTGCCTCGGGTATTATCGCGATTATGCACTCAAAACATCCGCATGATGTCATTGGGTTAGACATG includes:
- a CDS encoding sulfide/dihydroorotate dehydrogenase-like FAD/NAD-binding protein, which gives rise to MAKILEKKIIRNPDVFYFKIDAPLISKKAQPGQFVILRIHDKGERIPISLADINPDEGTISLIVMAVGKTTTEMSMLKAGDNILDLCGPLGQPTHIEKIGKVILVGGGFGVAPLYPIGRAFKAAGNHVVTIMGARSNDLLIYEEEMNMVSDKVIITTDDGSKGIKGFVTKALEQELVENGAELVVTVGPAVMMRSVCKTTEPFSTKTIVSLNSIMIDGTGMCGGCRVYVKGETKFACVDGPDFDGHLVDWDVLMSRQKTYIDKEKESFDEWKKRHAGVLSE
- the cooS gene encoding anaerobic carbon-monoxide dehydrogenase catalytic subunit, yielding MDKKTRSANPSAEKIIEWGKANNIETCFDRAEKLKPCPIGHIGACCKHCHMGPCRLTGKNAEEEARGVCGATLSTVTARNLLRMIAAGTAAHSDHARGMVLALLAVATGETKDFKITDVRKLYKVAGILEIEFEGRPVNDVAKDIALKLLEDFGRQTGEINYLKRAPKKTQERWKKWGVVPRGIDREVCETMHRTAIGVDHDPDHLLLQGLRTSLADGWAGSMISTDITDILFGTPQPVKAEASFGIFKEDEVNLIVHGHEPLLAETIVDISSEPEMISYAKSKGAKGINIGGMCCTANEVLMRHGIPTAGGFTNQELGIMTGLVDAMTVDVQCIMPAITELAKKFHTKVITTSEKAKIQGAMHIEFNEHKAKEIAREIIKLAADNFPNRKKTGSHISEKFPVIAGFSHEYIEYMQGGRWRGSFRPLNDAITAGRIRGVVGLAGCDNPRVPSTGLHRFLATELIKNDVLIVSTGCGSAACGTAGYLTPEMALENAGPGLREVCEAIGIPPILHLGSCVDNSRILTIASAMAEEGGLSDEIGGMPAVGIAPEWMSEKAIAIGCYFAASGVPVIFGGSSPVEASKEVTKIMTDVWFERFKGALHFEPNPEKVLSMALEYIDNARTALKLKKYERGQFGTEKVLMDMAARRELEKSAKPHMGIY
- the gltA gene encoding NADPH-dependent glutamate synthase; translated protein: MAEPKKIIPKKNPMPEQNPMERAKKFTEVALGYQEETALKEAERCLQCKVPKCIEGCPVSVPIPRFIKAITEKDYKKAFDIIREVNVLPAVCGRVCPQESQCEKYCTLTKKFESVAIGRLERFAADWVIKNGLTEIPVSAPPTGKKIAVVGSGPSGLTCAFDLAKSGHKVTIFEALHEPGGVLIYGIPEFRLPKNIVAKEIDTLKKMGVEITTNAVVGKLMTVDELMHEFDACFIGTGAGLPRFMGIDGENLNGVYSANEFLTRANLMRAYNFPEYDTPIKIGERVAVVGGGNVAMDSVRTAKRLGAKEAIIIYRRSEEEMPARLEEVHHAKEEGIRFEMLTNPVRIIGENGWVKAIECIKMDLSEPDESGRRKPVQKKGSEFQIPIDIVIMAVGTSVNPLVPRSTKDLKLTKWGYIIVDETTGKTSREGIYAGGDIVTGSATVISAMGAGRKAAKAINEYLSKKSK
- a CDS encoding N-acetylmuramoyl-L-alanine amidase, whose translation is MLSIFLKIWQIRAKQSILRGVYQDNLRIISKNNYTVPSRIFFRLKKTFLFSIVLFGIILGQGNYLDIPFFSEKELITTANLITQNPVARNAEKPLEANLSEYTNFIDTKQTPISRIFGLGVKKIMIDPGHGGNDPGTIGRLGAKEKEITLDIAKRLKDRLKKHKNLIVIMTRENDTTMPLSKRVEMARTERADLFISVHLNYLPFKPINIIETYYFGPSSDIKTLKLAEQENAGSQFAISEFKQLIEKIGYTLKLEESRKLATSIQKSLYFNSKKNNSTIHNFGVKRAPFVVLVGVDVPSVLAEVSCLSNKEEEIQLNNEMHRDNIARYLEAGILEYLKKGELNYEAKR
- a CDS encoding segregation/condensation protein A; translated protein: MEEEYKIKIPVFEGPLDLLLHLIKENKLDIYDIPISLITGQYLKYIEIMKELNLEIAGEFLVIAATLIHIKSRMMLPPDEETPPEEQEDPRLELVQRLLEYQTYKEAALGLKEKEDDWAKVFQREPAAIEEEPEGIEPELCLFDINLFDLLGAFKKIIDKAPTELKEITRETLTVKDKISLIIDILENKETIRFEELFQEDRTRPQLIVTFMALLEIIRLGLARVYQEKDFGNIWVINPQKKEAESPA
- a CDS encoding rod shape-determining protein; this translates as MKQKDENTLYAGIDLGTSRSSISSSNGSREWIESYVGWPKDFIAAQVIGKSVLFGSDALQNRLSLDLCRPLEHGVIKEGIEKNEEAVKEIIKHLIELAKPASGQKIHAVVGVPADTLKVNKLSIRKAVAGFAQSLMVVSEPFAVAYGLSLLNNALVIDIGAGTTDFCIMHGTVPSEEDQKTILFAGDYIDEQLFNYLNEKYPNSKFNKNMVRQFKEKYSFVKKIPNEIKVDIPVDGKPVIHDITNEIKRSCESIMPAIIDTTIELIAKFDPEFQAKIKNNIVLAGGGSLIKGIREYLQDALKDYRECRVTTVQDPLFAGSNGALKLAEDMPAKYWEPL